A genomic stretch from Sebastes fasciatus isolate fSebFas1 chromosome 23, fSebFas1.pri, whole genome shotgun sequence includes:
- the LOC141761701 gene encoding uncharacterized protein LOC141761701: MIRAEYARIIPVVTLHFKGLRLGKRRSLKRGRCIFFLTCHICNKMSDVRLSNASPTLERGVDARQPDHVRPPVRRNLFGRPDSEEIRRYVTASIQEDVERFTETYNFDPVEERPLAARNYEWEEDRDAPEFYVRPPSNRQDAGESSALPAEQPGNDASRKRRPGPPDSCSSECQSKRSHTDEDDDDEDQSAGAGRPSRPENSAEVQ; encoded by the exons ATGATACGCGCGGAGTATGCACGCATCATCCCCGTCGTGACTTTGCATTTTAAAGGATTACGACTTGGAAAGAGAAGAAGTTTGAAGAGAGGTCgttgtatttttttcctcacttgTCATATATGCAACAAAATGTCAGATGTTCGCCTTTCTAATGCGAGCCCGACATTGGAGAGGGGGGTGGACGCGCGGCAGCCGGACCACGTCAGACCTCCGGTCCGCAGAAATCTGTTCGGCCGACCGGACTCGGAGGAGATCCGGAGGTATGTGACGGCGTCGATACAGGAAGACGTGGAGCGCTTCACGGAGACGTACAACTTCGATCCCGTCGAGGAGAGACCGCTCGCTGCGCGCAACTACGAATGGGAGGAGGACCGCGACGCACCGGAGTTTTACGTGAGGCCGCCGAGCAACAGGCAGGATGCCGGGGAGAGCAGCGCACTGCCGGCGGAGCAACCGGGCAACGACGCGTCGAGGAAAAGACGACCAGGACCGCCAG ATTCCTGCTCCAGCGAGTGTCAGAGTAAAAGGTCGCATACCGacgaagatgatgatgatgaagaccaGTCGGCCGGTGCAGGAAGACCCAGCAGGCCAGAGAACAGCGCCGAGGTCCAGTGA
- the cdpf1 gene encoding cysteine-rich DPF motif domain-containing protein 1, which produces MDELTRSESRQKTFTCQLCGLSSPFTYYGQKPPNTRAIVLLEECFVTQDPFSPDREKFLVLGSTCSLCNTCVCVGSDCGLFYTKRFCMQCVNKHLDQFPHQIRAELAKKKPSSKAVVS; this is translated from the exons ATGGATGAGCTAACTAGAAGCGAGTCCCGTCAAAAAACATTCACATGCCAGTTGTGTGGTTTAAGCAGCCCTTTTACTTACTACGGCCAGAAACCACCAAACACCAGAGCCATTGT GCTGCTGGAGGAGTGTTTTGTGACTCAGGACCCCTTCAGTCCGGACAGGGAGAAGTTTCTAGTGTTGGGTTCAACCTGCAGCCTGTGCAACACGTGTGTCTGCGTTGGATCA GACTGCGGTCTGTTCTACACCAAGAGGTTCTGCATGCAGTGTGTGAACAAGCACTTGGACCAGTTCCCCCATCAGATCCGGGCCGAGCTGGCCAAGAAGAAGCCGAGCTCCAAGGCCGTCGTCTCGTGA